One Paraburkholderia sp. IMGN_8 DNA window includes the following coding sequences:
- the dapB gene encoding 4-hydroxy-tetrahydrodipicolinate reductase, with protein MKIAIAGASGRMGRMLIETVLNDSGATLSGALDRAGSPQLGQDAGTFLGKQTGVALTDDIERVFAESDYLIDFTRPEGTLMHLEAAQRHNVKMVIGTTGFDNEQKAQLHAAADKIAIMFSSNMSVGVNVTLKLLEFAAKHFATGYDIEIIEAHHRHKVDAPSGTALTMGEVIANALGRNLDDCAVYSREGVTGERDPSTIGFSAIRGGDIVGDHTVLFAGIGERIEITHKSASRLSYAQGALRAVRFLEGHANGLFDMQDVLGLR; from the coding sequence ATGAAAATTGCCATTGCTGGCGCATCGGGCCGTATGGGCCGGATGCTCATCGAAACCGTCCTTAACGATTCCGGCGCCACGTTGTCCGGCGCGCTTGACCGTGCAGGCTCCCCGCAACTCGGCCAGGACGCCGGTACGTTTCTCGGCAAACAAACGGGCGTCGCGCTGACCGACGACATCGAGCGCGTGTTCGCCGAGTCGGACTACCTGATCGACTTCACGCGCCCCGAAGGCACGCTGATGCATCTGGAAGCCGCGCAGCGCCACAACGTGAAAATGGTGATCGGCACGACCGGTTTCGACAACGAGCAGAAAGCGCAATTGCACGCCGCCGCGGACAAGATCGCCATCATGTTCTCGTCGAACATGAGCGTCGGCGTCAATGTGACGCTGAAGCTGCTCGAATTCGCCGCGAAGCACTTCGCGACCGGCTACGACATCGAAATCATCGAGGCGCATCACCGTCACAAGGTCGACGCGCCGTCCGGCACCGCGCTGACGATGGGTGAAGTGATCGCCAACGCGCTCGGCCGCAATCTCGACGATTGCGCCGTCTACAGCCGCGAAGGCGTGACCGGCGAACGCGATCCGTCCACCATCGGTTTTTCGGCGATTCGCGGCGGCGACATCGTCGGCGACCATACAGTGCTGTTCGCGGGCATCGGCGAGCGCATCGAAATCACGCACAAATCGGCGAGCCGCCTGTCGTACGCGCAAGGCGCGCTGCGCGCGGTGCGTTTCCTCGAAGGCCACGCAAACGGCTTGTTCGACATGCAGGACGTGCTCGGCCTGCGCTGA
- a CDS encoding MotA/TolQ/ExbB proton channel family protein: MAGNGITHYLQTSDAITHAVAYVLLAMSIASWCFLIVKSWILGRAKHQATRAIAQFWQAPTLSEGVAALKRVDRERVFTPLAEAALHAVEVDIPGALLARVERSERVLRALRQALSATQRRLEFGQVLLASVGSTAPFVGLLGTVWGIYHALSSIAASGDAMIENVAGPVGEALIMTAFGLVVAIPAVLAYNVLGRLVRQLSEELDGFAHDLHAYVCAPADQAQAKTHEQAPAPVRAR, translated from the coding sequence ATGGCAGGCAACGGCATTACCCATTACCTGCAAACCAGCGATGCGATCACGCATGCCGTCGCCTATGTGCTGCTGGCTATGTCGATTGCGAGCTGGTGCTTTCTGATCGTCAAAAGCTGGATTTTGGGGCGCGCGAAACATCAGGCCACGCGCGCGATCGCGCAGTTCTGGCAGGCGCCCACGCTTTCCGAGGGCGTCGCGGCACTCAAGCGTGTGGATCGCGAGCGCGTCTTTACGCCGCTCGCCGAAGCCGCGCTGCATGCGGTCGAAGTGGACATTCCGGGTGCGCTGCTCGCCCGCGTGGAGCGCAGCGAGCGGGTATTGCGGGCGCTGCGTCAGGCGCTCAGCGCGACGCAGCGGCGGCTCGAATTCGGCCAGGTGCTGCTGGCCTCGGTGGGCAGCACGGCGCCGTTCGTCGGCTTGCTCGGCACCGTTTGGGGCATCTATCACGCGCTCAGCAGCATCGCGGCGAGCGGTGATGCGATGATCGAGAATGTCGCCGGCCCGGTCGGCGAGGCGCTCATCATGACGGCCTTCGGTCTCGTGGTCGCGATTCCGGCGGTGCTCGCCTATAACGTGCTCGGGCGTCTGGTGCGGCAGTTATCAGAAGAACTCGACGGTTTCGCGCACGATCTGCACGCCTACGTGTGCGCGCCGGCCGATCAGGCCCAAGCCAAAACCCACGAACAGGCGCCAGCCCCGGTCCGGGCCCGTTAA
- a CDS encoding biopolymer transporter ExbD, whose amino-acid sequence MAFGGLEKKQTAAPMAEINMTPLIDVMLVLLVIFIITAPLFTHAIRLDLPKVASAAARQTPQTISLSIDAAGKLYWNGNVITLQQMRARFAQAGKEAEQPEIHLRAERSTRYEVIAQVMGAAQQAGLERIGFVTDPPPPGASQ is encoded by the coding sequence ATGGCATTCGGCGGACTGGAAAAAAAGCAGACGGCCGCGCCGATGGCCGAGATCAACATGACGCCGCTGATCGACGTGATGTTGGTGCTGCTGGTGATCTTCATCATTACCGCGCCTTTATTCACGCACGCGATCCGGCTCGATCTGCCCAAGGTCGCTTCAGCGGCGGCGCGGCAAACGCCGCAAACCATTTCCCTTTCAATCGATGCCGCCGGCAAGCTGTACTGGAACGGCAACGTCATCACGCTTCAGCAGATGCGCGCGCGGTTCGCGCAAGCGGGCAAAGAGGCCGAGCAGCCCGAGATCCACCTGCGCGCCGAGCGCTCGACGCGTTACGAGGTGATCGCACAGGTAATGGGCGCGGCGCAGCAGGCGGGGCTGGAACGGATCGGCTTCGTGACGGACCCGCCGCCGCCGGGCGCCAGCCAATAG
- the leuS gene encoding leucine--tRNA ligase — protein MHEKYVPSDVESAAQGQWRAVDAYKTSETTDKPKFYCVSMLPYPSGKLHMGHVRNYTINDVMYRYLRMNGYNVLMPMGWDAFGMPAENAAMANSVPPAKWTYDNIDYMKKQMQSMGLAIDWSREVATCSPDYYKWNQWLFLKMLEKGIAYKKTGTVNWDPVDQTVLANEQVIDGRGWRSGALVEKREIPMYYMRITQYADELLNDLEGLGWPERVKVMQQNWIGKSFGVNFGFPYGIDGEQKLLRVFTTRADTIMGVTFCAVAAEHPLATRLAKDKPELQAFIEECKRGGVAEADIATMEKKGMGTGFYVTHPLTQEQVEVWIGNYVLMSYGEGAVMGVPAHDERDFAFVKKYGLPIRQVVAVEGKEFSTEAWQEWYGDKEGGVCVNSGKYNGLNYTQAVDAIAGDLKELGLGDKQVTWRLRDWGVSRQRYWGTPIPIIHCPKCGDVPVPEKDLPVVLPEDLVPDGTGNPLAKSEAFVSCTCPTCGGAARRETDTMDTFVDSSWYFYRYAAPDAKTMVDERTDYWAPMDQYIGGIEHAILHLLYSRFWAKVMRDMGLVKFGEPARNLLTQGMVLNETYYRENEAGKKTWYNPADVTVTFDDKGRPVGAVLNADGQPVVLGGVEKMSKSKNNGVDPQLLIDQYGADTARLFVMFAAPPEQQLEWSGSGVEGASRFLRRVWSFGHANEAALRAGGKLDAATFGEADKALRREIYSVLKQADFDYQRLQYNTVVSAAMKMLNALDSAKGAQPAVLRETYSVMLRVLYPVVPHQTFQLWQELGYADEFGSLLDAAWPKVDEQALEQAEIELVLQVNGKVRGALTVAKDAPREAIEQIAAAHEMVAKFSEGKAPKKIVVVPGRLVNVVV, from the coding sequence ATGCACGAAAAATACGTTCCCTCCGACGTCGAATCCGCCGCGCAAGGGCAATGGCGCGCCGTCGACGCGTACAAGACGTCGGAAACCACCGACAAACCCAAGTTCTATTGCGTCTCGATGCTGCCGTACCCGTCGGGCAAACTGCATATGGGGCACGTGCGCAACTACACGATCAACGACGTGATGTACCGCTATCTGCGGATGAACGGCTACAACGTGCTGATGCCGATGGGTTGGGACGCGTTCGGCATGCCGGCGGAAAACGCCGCCATGGCCAACAGCGTGCCGCCTGCCAAGTGGACCTACGACAACATCGACTACATGAAGAAGCAGATGCAGTCGATGGGCCTCGCGATCGACTGGTCGCGCGAAGTCGCGACTTGCAGCCCCGATTACTACAAGTGGAACCAGTGGCTGTTCCTGAAGATGCTCGAAAAGGGCATCGCGTACAAGAAAACCGGTACCGTCAACTGGGACCCGGTCGATCAGACCGTGCTCGCCAACGAGCAGGTGATCGATGGTCGCGGATGGCGTTCCGGCGCGCTGGTCGAAAAGCGCGAAATCCCGATGTACTACATGCGCATCACGCAGTACGCGGATGAGTTGCTGAACGACCTCGAAGGCCTCGGCTGGCCCGAGCGCGTCAAGGTGATGCAGCAGAACTGGATCGGCAAGAGCTTCGGCGTGAACTTCGGTTTCCCGTATGGAATCGACGGCGAGCAGAAGTTGCTGCGCGTGTTCACCACGCGTGCCGACACGATCATGGGTGTGACCTTCTGCGCGGTCGCCGCCGAGCATCCGCTCGCCACGCGTCTGGCGAAAGACAAGCCGGAACTGCAAGCGTTCATCGAGGAATGCAAGCGTGGCGGCGTCGCTGAAGCCGACATCGCGACGATGGAAAAAAAGGGCATGGGCACCGGCTTCTACGTCACGCATCCGCTGACGCAGGAACAGGTCGAAGTGTGGATCGGCAACTACGTGCTGATGAGCTACGGCGAAGGCGCGGTGATGGGCGTGCCGGCGCACGACGAGCGCGACTTCGCGTTCGTGAAGAAATACGGTCTGCCGATCAGGCAGGTGGTGGCGGTCGAAGGCAAGGAATTCTCGACCGAGGCCTGGCAGGAATGGTACGGCGACAAGGAAGGCGGCGTCTGCGTCAACAGCGGCAAGTACAACGGTCTGAACTACACGCAGGCGGTCGACGCGATCGCCGGCGACCTGAAGGAACTCGGTCTCGGCGACAAGCAGGTCACGTGGCGTCTGCGTGACTGGGGCGTGTCGCGCCAGCGTTACTGGGGCACGCCGATTCCGATCATCCACTGTCCGAAGTGCGGCGACGTGCCGGTGCCGGAAAAGGATCTGCCGGTTGTGCTGCCGGAAGACCTCGTGCCGGACGGCACGGGCAACCCGCTCGCGAAGTCCGAAGCGTTCGTGAGCTGCACCTGCCCGACGTGCGGCGGTGCGGCCAGGCGCGAAACCGACACGATGGACACTTTCGTCGACTCGTCCTGGTACTTCTACCGTTATGCGGCGCCGGATGCGAAGACCATGGTCGACGAGCGCACCGATTACTGGGCGCCGATGGACCAGTATATCGGCGGCATCGAGCACGCGATTCTGCACTTGCTGTACTCGCGCTTCTGGGCGAAGGTGATGCGCGATATGGGTCTGGTCAAGTTCGGCGAGCCGGCCAGGAACCTGCTCACGCAGGGCATGGTGCTCAACGAAACCTACTATCGTGAAAACGAAGCGGGCAAGAAGACCTGGTACAACCCGGCCGACGTGACCGTCACGTTCGACGACAAGGGCCGCCCAGTCGGCGCCGTGCTGAACGCGGACGGCCAACCGGTGGTGCTCGGCGGCGTCGAGAAGATGTCGAAGTCGAAAAACAACGGCGTCGATCCGCAATTGCTGATCGATCAGTACGGCGCGGATACCGCACGTCTGTTCGTGATGTTCGCCGCACCGCCTGAGCAACAGCTTGAGTGGTCCGGTTCGGGCGTGGAAGGCGCGAGCCGCTTCCTGCGCCGCGTGTGGAGCTTCGGTCACGCGAACGAAGCAGCGCTGCGCGCAGGCGGCAAGCTGGACGCCGCGACGTTCGGCGAGGCGGACAAGGCGCTGCGCCGCGAGATCTACAGCGTGCTGAAGCAGGCTGACTTCGATTACCAGCGTTTGCAGTACAACACGGTGGTGTCGGCGGCAATGAAGATGCTCAACGCGCTCGACAGCGCGAAGGGCGCGCAACCAGCCGTGCTGCGCGAGACGTATAGCGTGATGCTGCGCGTGCTGTACCCGGTCGTGCCGCATCAGACCTTCCAGCTGTGGCAGGAACTCGGTTATGCCGACGAATTCGGCTCGCTGCTCGATGCGGCATGGCCGAAGGTCGACGAACAGGCGCTGGAACAGGCCGAAATCGAACTCGTGTTGCAGGTGAACGGCAAGGTGCGCGGCGCGCTGACAGTGGCGAAGGACGCGCCGCGTGAAGCGATCGAACAGATCGCGGCTGCTCACGAAATGGTCGCGAAGTTCAGCGAAGGCAAGGCGCCGAAGAAGATCGTCGTGGTGCCGGGCCGCCTCGTGAACGTGGTCGTTTGA
- the lptE gene encoding LPS assembly lipoprotein LptE has protein sequence MTRRSFLTLACSVLMLSACGFQLRGQQDYAFKRLYISGGSAAAGARLTRLVQGGSDTVVVSSVSNADATLQITEGRGISTLTLNSLGVVEEYQMNLSMNYTLVGKDGTVLIPSSVIALNRAMTYSDQYSQAKSAESDILFADMENDAIDQLTRRLAIVKSLHPAPGQEVPAVAPRAPLPPPPL, from the coding sequence GTGACTCGCAGATCGTTTTTGACGCTGGCTTGCAGCGTGCTGATGTTGTCCGCCTGCGGCTTCCAGCTGCGCGGCCAGCAGGACTACGCATTCAAACGCCTCTATATCTCCGGCGGGTCGGCAGCGGCCGGTGCGCGCCTGACGCGTCTGGTGCAAGGCGGTAGCGATACGGTGGTGGTCAGTTCGGTTTCGAACGCCGACGCGACGCTGCAGATTACCGAAGGCCGCGGCATCAGCACGCTGACCTTGAACTCGCTCGGCGTGGTCGAGGAGTATCAAATGAATCTTTCGATGAACTACACGCTGGTCGGTAAGGACGGCACTGTGCTGATTCCGTCGAGCGTGATCGCGTTGAACCGCGCGATGACCTATAGCGACCAGTACTCGCAGGCCAAGAGCGCGGAATCCGATATCCTGTTCGCCGACATGGAAAACGACGCGATCGACCAGCTCACGCGCCGTCTGGCTATCGTGAAGTCGCTGCATCCGGCGCCTGGCCAGGAAGTGCCGGCAGTCGCGCCGCGCGCGCCTCTGCCGCCGCCGCCGCTGTGA
- the holA gene encoding DNA polymerase III subunit delta gives MQLRLDALEAHLAKGLAGLYVVYGDEHLLAQEACDRIRATARAAGFTDRSVFTVERGFDWSSLLGASQSMSLFGDRQLVELRIPSGKPGKEGADALKALAAAVNDDVLTLITLPRLDAATQKAAWFTALADAGVALKIDPVERAQLPNWVAQRLAAQGQRVAAGEEGRRALEFIAERVEGNLLAAHQEIQKLGLLYPAGSLSFEQVQDAVLNVARYDVFKLNEAMLAGDVGRLSRMLDGLRGEGEAAVLVLWAVVEEVRTLLRIKRGVAAGKPLAMLVRENRVWGPRERLIGPALSRVTEGALEKALALAARLDRQVKGLSGGTPGNHRNDPPPDPWDGLFELAMTVASPAKAAPVPPPRPRSAATAPARRPV, from the coding sequence ATGCAACTGCGACTTGACGCGCTCGAAGCGCATCTCGCCAAGGGACTCGCCGGACTGTACGTCGTGTACGGCGACGAGCACCTGCTCGCGCAGGAAGCGTGCGACCGGATTCGCGCGACGGCGCGCGCGGCCGGCTTCACCGACCGCTCGGTGTTTACTGTCGAACGCGGCTTCGACTGGAGTTCGCTGCTTGGCGCGAGTCAGTCGATGTCGCTGTTCGGCGATCGCCAACTGGTCGAGTTGCGCATTCCGTCGGGTAAGCCGGGCAAAGAAGGCGCGGACGCGCTGAAAGCGCTCGCCGCCGCCGTCAATGACGACGTGCTGACGCTGATCACGTTGCCGAGGCTGGACGCCGCCACGCAGAAAGCCGCATGGTTTACCGCGCTGGCTGATGCCGGTGTCGCGTTGAAGATCGATCCGGTCGAGCGCGCGCAGTTGCCGAATTGGGTCGCCCAGCGGCTTGCTGCCCAGGGCCAGCGGGTCGCCGCGGGTGAAGAAGGGCGGCGCGCGTTGGAATTTATCGCCGAGCGCGTGGAAGGCAATCTGCTCGCCGCGCACCAGGAAATCCAGAAGCTCGGGCTGCTGTATCCGGCCGGTTCGCTAAGCTTCGAGCAGGTTCAGGACGCTGTGCTGAATGTCGCCCGTTACGACGTTTTCAAGCTGAACGAGGCGATGCTGGCAGGCGATGTCGGCCGTTTGTCACGCATGCTCGACGGCCTGCGCGGCGAAGGCGAAGCTGCTGTGCTGGTGCTGTGGGCGGTTGTCGAAGAAGTGCGCACGCTATTGCGGATCAAGCGCGGCGTAGCGGCGGGTAAGCCGCTCGCGATGCTGGTGCGCGAGAATCGTGTGTGGGGTCCGCGCGAACGGCTGATCGGGCCGGCGCTTTCGCGCGTCACTGAGGGCGCGCTGGAGAAGGCGCTCGCTTTGGCGGCGCGGCTGGATCGTCAGGTGAAGGGATTGTCCGGCGGCACGCCGGGCAATCATCGCAACGATCCGCCGCCTGATCCGTGGGACGGCTTGTTCGAACTGGCGATGACGGTGGCCTCGCCCGCAAAAGCGGCACCCGTGCCGCCACCGCGACCTCGCTCGGCGGCAACTGCACCGGCGCGAAGGCCAGTTTGA
- a CDS encoding glutamate-5-semialdehyde dehydrogenase, with protein sequence MDIDQYMTDLGRRARHASRAMARASTAAKNAALAAVAQAIERDAALLKEANARDVARARDKGLDAAFIDRLTLSDKALRTMVEGLRQVAALADPIGEISNLKYRPSGIQVGQMRVPLGVIGIIYESRPNVTIDAAALCLKSGNATILRGGSEALECNTALAKLIGEGLEAAGLPQDAVQVVATSDRAAVGKLITMTEYVDVIVPRGGKSLIERLMNEARVPMIKHLDGICHVYVDDRADLTKALTVCDNAKTHRYGTCNTMETLLVARGIAAEVLPPLGKLYRGKEVELRVDAAARAVLSAAGVGPLVDATEEDWRTEYLAPVLAIKVVDGLDAAIEHINTYSSAHTDAIVTEDHDRAMRFLREVDSASVMVNASTRFADGFEFGLGAEIGISNDKLHARGPVGLEGLTSLKYVVLGHGEGRQ encoded by the coding sequence ATGGATATCGACCAGTACATGACCGACCTGGGCCGCCGCGCCCGCCACGCTTCGCGTGCGATGGCGCGTGCGTCGACGGCGGCGAAGAATGCCGCGCTCGCAGCCGTTGCTCAGGCGATCGAACGCGATGCCGCGCTGCTGAAGGAAGCCAACGCGCGCGACGTCGCGCGCGCACGCGACAAAGGTCTCGACGCTGCGTTCATCGACCGTCTGACGCTGTCGGACAAGGCGTTGAGGACGATGGTCGAAGGTTTGCGGCAAGTCGCCGCGCTGGCCGATCCGATTGGTGAAATCAGCAATCTGAAGTACCGGCCAAGCGGGATTCAGGTCGGTCAGATGCGCGTGCCGCTCGGTGTGATCGGCATCATCTACGAATCGCGTCCGAACGTGACGATCGATGCCGCCGCGCTGTGCCTGAAGTCGGGCAATGCGACAATCCTGCGTGGCGGGTCCGAAGCGCTGGAGTGCAACACGGCGCTGGCGAAGCTGATCGGCGAAGGGCTGGAAGCCGCCGGTTTGCCGCAGGACGCTGTGCAAGTGGTGGCCACCTCGGACCGTGCCGCGGTCGGCAAGCTGATCACGATGACCGAATACGTCGACGTGATCGTGCCGCGCGGCGGCAAGAGCCTGATCGAGCGGCTGATGAACGAAGCGCGCGTGCCGATGATCAAGCACCTCGACGGCATCTGCCATGTGTATGTCGACGATCGCGCGGATCTGACTAAGGCGCTGACCGTCTGCGACAACGCCAAGACGCATCGCTACGGCACCTGCAACACGATGGAAACGCTGCTGGTGGCGCGCGGCATTGCGGCTGAAGTGCTGCCGCCTTTGGGCAAGCTGTACCGCGGCAAGGAAGTCGAACTGCGTGTGGACGCTGCCGCGCGCGCGGTGCTGTCGGCGGCCGGCGTCGGCCCGCTAGTCGATGCGACCGAGGAAGACTGGCGCACCGAATATCTCGCGCCGGTGCTGGCGATCAAGGTGGTCGACGGCCTCGATGCGGCCATCGAGCACATCAACACCTACAGCTCCGCGCACACGGACGCGATCGTCACCGAAGATCACGACCGCGCGATGCGCTTCCTGCGGGAAGTCGATTCGGCGAGCGTGATGGTCAACGCGTCGACACGCTTTGCCGATGGCTTCGAGTTTGGCCTTGGCGCGGAAATCGGCATTTCGAACGACAAGCTGCATGCGCGTGGGCCGGTGGGGCTGGAAGGGCTGACGTCGCTGAAATACGTTGTGCTCGGGCACGGCGAAGGCCGGCAATAA
- a CDS encoding CopD family protein, with translation MLWVKTFHIVLIASWFAGLFYLPRIFVNLAMETEPAATARLLTMARKLFRFMTFIAVPALACGLWLWLAVGIGRGQGWIHAKVGVVVLLIVYHAYCGVLLRTFERGENRRTDKWYRLFNELPVLGMLAAVALVVLKPF, from the coding sequence ATGCTTTGGGTAAAAACGTTTCACATCGTTCTGATTGCTTCCTGGTTTGCCGGCCTGTTCTATCTGCCGCGCATCTTCGTCAATCTGGCGATGGAGACGGAACCCGCCGCCACGGCGCGGCTTTTGACGATGGCGCGTAAGCTGTTCCGCTTCATGACGTTTATCGCGGTGCCGGCGCTCGCATGCGGTCTGTGGCTGTGGCTCGCGGTCGGCATCGGACGCGGGCAGGGCTGGATTCACGCGAAGGTGGGCGTGGTGGTGTTGCTGATCGTCTATCACGCGTACTGCGGCGTGCTGCTGCGGACTTTCGAGCGTGGCGAGAACCGCCGGACGGATAAGTGGTATCGGTTGTTCAATGAACTGCCCGTGCTGGGCATGCTGGCGGCCGTGGCATTGGTTGTTTTGAAGCCGTTCTAA
- a CDS encoding MurR/RpiR family transcriptional regulator, producing the protein MMLSQVEEMREQLRPSERKLADYVIEAPREVLDLSMTEVAARAGVSQPTIARFCHALGFSGFREFKIRLAQGIAAEVPAVYRDVRPDEPTPGVAAKVLDRTIGALIQVRNNLSSDSVAAAITLLAQARRIEFYGAGGSGIAALDVQHKFFRLGMPSVAYSDPHTFLMSAALLGEGDVVVAISNTGRTRDIVDAAKSALAAGAKVIAITHGNSPLARLATVGLFANVDEDTDIFSPMTSRVSHLAIGDILAVGVALSRGPELVEKLAQAKEVLLRRRIQGPATGT; encoded by the coding sequence ATGATGCTGTCCCAGGTGGAAGAGATGCGCGAGCAGCTGCGCCCGTCCGAGCGCAAGCTGGCCGATTACGTGATCGAAGCGCCGCGCGAGGTGCTCGATCTGTCGATGACCGAGGTGGCTGCACGCGCCGGCGTCAGCCAGCCGACCATTGCGCGGTTCTGCCATGCGCTCGGCTTTTCGGGCTTTCGCGAGTTCAAGATCCGGCTGGCGCAAGGCATTGCCGCGGAAGTGCCCGCCGTCTACCGCGACGTGCGGCCGGACGAGCCGACGCCAGGCGTCGCCGCGAAGGTGCTCGACCGGACCATCGGCGCGCTGATCCAGGTGCGCAACAATCTGTCGTCGGACAGCGTGGCGGCGGCGATCACACTTTTGGCGCAGGCGCGGCGCATCGAGTTTTACGGTGCGGGAGGCTCGGGTATTGCTGCGCTGGATGTGCAGCACAAGTTTTTTCGCCTGGGTATGCCGAGCGTCGCGTATTCGGATCCGCATACGTTTTTGATGTCTGCGGCGCTGCTGGGTGAAGGCGATGTGGTTGTGGCGATTTCGAATACCGGACGTACGCGCGATATCGTCGATGCGGCGAAGTCCGCTCTGGCGGCGGGCGCGAAGGTGATTGCAATCACGCACGGCAATTCGCCGCTCGCTCGGCTCGCGACGGTGGGCCTGTTTGCGAACGTGGACGAAGACACGGATATCTTTTCGCCGATGACCTCGCGCGTCTCGCATCTGGCGATCGGCGATATTCTCGCGGTGGGCGTGGCGCTAAGCCGGGGACCGGAACTGGTCGAGAAACTTGCGCAGGCGAAGGAAGTATTGTTGCGGCGCCGGATTCAGGGGCCGGCCACGGGTACGTAG
- the edd gene encoding phosphogluconate dehydratase: MVSPHSQLLKVTQRVVERSKPTREAYLARIAHAQGKFPARGALSCANLAHGFAGLEGNDKLVIKQIRQPNIGIVSSYNEMLSAHAPYKNYPDIIKEAARENGGVAQFAGGVPAMCDGVTQGNAGMELSLFSREVIAMSTAVALTHNMFDAALCLGICDKIVPGLLIGALQFGHLPTIFVPAGPMGSGLSNDDKAKTRQLFATGQCGRDALLEAEAAAYHSHGTCTFYGTANSNQMLMEVMGLHLPGSAFVHPHTPLRDALTAQAARRVLDLTVERGNYMPIGHVVDEKAIVNGIVALLATGGSTNHTLHLVAIARAAGIVIDWDDFDTLSQAVPLLAKIYPNGKADVNHFHAAGGVAFLVRNLLEGGLLHEDVNTVAGKGLKHYTEEPKLLDGKLQWVPGAQVSEDTAVLRGIKEPFQPDGGLRLMQGKLGRGVIKISAVAAQHRKVKAPAIVFDSQEAVQEAFDNGELKRDFIAVVRFQGARANGMPELHRLTPLLGVLQDQGFHVALVTDGRMSGASGKVPAVIHLSPEALLQGPIGKVRTGDMLVIDAEAGVLDIEIDAAAWAARPEAVPQHQAENEVGFGRELFGVFRAAAAPAEQGASVFGPMVGERHAHHGAQGKAHTSTTQASHALQKQGV; the protein is encoded by the coding sequence ATGGTTTCCCCGCATTCGCAATTGTTGAAGGTCACGCAACGCGTGGTCGAGCGCAGCAAGCCCACTCGCGAGGCGTACCTGGCCCGCATCGCACACGCGCAGGGCAAATTCCCGGCGCGCGGCGCGCTCTCGTGCGCCAATCTGGCCCACGGCTTTGCCGGGCTCGAAGGCAACGACAAGCTCGTCATCAAGCAGATCCGCCAGCCGAACATCGGCATCGTTTCGTCGTACAACGAGATGCTGTCCGCGCACGCGCCGTACAAAAACTACCCGGATATCATCAAGGAAGCCGCGCGTGAAAATGGCGGCGTCGCGCAATTCGCCGGCGGCGTGCCGGCCATGTGCGATGGCGTCACGCAAGGCAACGCGGGCATGGAACTGTCGTTGTTCTCGCGCGAAGTGATCGCGATGAGCACCGCAGTCGCCCTGACGCACAATATGTTCGACGCGGCGCTGTGCCTCGGCATCTGCGACAAGATCGTGCCGGGTTTGCTGATCGGCGCGCTGCAATTCGGCCATCTGCCGACGATTTTCGTGCCGGCCGGCCCGATGGGAAGCGGCCTCTCGAACGACGACAAAGCCAAGACCCGGCAGCTGTTCGCCACCGGCCAGTGCGGCCGCGACGCGCTGCTCGAAGCGGAGGCCGCCGCGTATCACAGCCACGGCACCTGCACGTTCTACGGCACCGCGAACAGCAATCAGATGCTGATGGAAGTCATGGGCCTGCACCTGCCGGGTTCCGCATTTGTGCATCCGCATACGCCGCTGCGCGACGCGCTGACCGCGCAGGCCGCGCGTCGCGTGCTCGATCTGACGGTGGAACGTGGCAACTACATGCCGATCGGCCATGTGGTCGACGAGAAAGCCATCGTCAACGGCATCGTCGCGTTGCTGGCCACGGGCGGTTCGACCAATCACACGCTGCATCTGGTTGCGATTGCGCGGGCGGCCGGCATCGTGATCGATTGGGACGACTTCGACACGTTGTCGCAAGCCGTGCCGCTGCTCGCGAAGATTTACCCGAACGGCAAGGCCGATGTGAATCACTTCCACGCGGCCGGCGGCGTGGCGTTCCTGGTCCGCAATCTGCTGGAAGGCGGCTTGCTGCATGAAGACGTGAACACCGTCGCGGGGAAGGGGCTCAAGCACTACACGGAAGAGCCGAAGCTGCTCGACGGCAAGCTGCAATGGGTGCCGGGCGCGCAGGTAAGCGAAGACACAGCGGTGCTGCGCGGCATCAAGGAGCCGTTCCAGCCGGACGGCGGCTTGCGTCTGATGCAAGGCAAGCTCGGTCGCGGCGTGATCAAGATTTCCGCCGTGGCGGCGCAGCATCGCAAGGTGAAGGCGCCGGCCATCGTGTTCGATTCGCAGGAAGCCGTGCAGGAAGCTTTCGACAACGGCGAACTGAAACGCGACTTCATCGCCGTGGTGCGCTTCCAGGGCGCCCGCGCAAACGGCATGCCCGAGCTGCATCGTTTGACGCCGTTGCTCGGTGTGTTGCAGGATCAAGGTTTCCACGTTGCACTGGTCACCGACGGCCGCATGTCCGGTGCCTCGGGCAAGGTGCCGGCGGTGATTCACCTGTCGCCGGAAGCGTTGCTGCAAGGCCCGATCGGCAAAGTCCGCACCGGCGACATGCTGGTGATCGATGCGGAAGCTGGCGTGCTGGACATTGAAATCGATGCAGCCGCATGGGCTGCGCGACCGGAAGCGGTGCCGCAGCACCAGGCGGAAAACGAAGTCGGCTTCGGCCGCGAATTGTTCGGCGTGTTCCGTGCGGCGGCAGCGCCCGCGGAGCAGGGCGCCTCGGTGTTCGGCCCGATGGTCGGCGAGCGCCACGCGCACCACGGCGCGCAGGGCAAAGCACACACAAGCACCACTCAAGCCAGCCACGCGCTGCAGAAACAAGGAGTCTGA